A genomic window from Flavobacterium azooxidireducens includes:
- the rpe gene encoding ribulose-phosphate 3-epimerase codes for MKNTLIAPSVLAADFANLQRDIEMINHSEADWFHIDIMDGVFVPNISFGMPVLEAIAKHAKKTIDVHLMIVDPDRYIKTFAQLGSTNLTVHYEACTHLHRTLQAIKAEGMKAGVALNPHTPVSLLEDIINDIDLVCLMSVNPGFGGQSFIEKTYKKVKELKEIITRNNASTLIEIDGGVTNKNAQQLAEAGADVLVAGNFVFKSENPTQTISDLKKLLENC; via the coding sequence ATGAAAAACACACTAATTGCTCCTTCTGTCTTAGCAGCCGATTTTGCCAACCTACAACGCGATATTGAAATGATTAATCATAGTGAGGCCGATTGGTTTCACATCGACATTATGGATGGGGTTTTTGTGCCAAACATTTCTTTCGGAATGCCGGTTTTAGAAGCTATTGCTAAACATGCCAAAAAAACAATCGATGTGCATTTAATGATTGTCGATCCCGATCGCTATATCAAAACATTTGCTCAATTAGGCTCAACCAACCTGACTGTGCATTATGAAGCTTGCACACATTTACACAGAACACTTCAGGCCATTAAAGCCGAAGGAATGAAAGCTGGAGTTGCTTTGAATCCGCATACGCCGGTTAGTTTATTAGAAGACATTATTAACGACATTGATTTGGTTTGTCTAATGAGTGTCAATCCTGGTTTTGGAGGACAATCATTCATCGAAAAAACCTATAAAAAAGTAAAAGAACTAAAAGAAATCATCACAAGAAACAACGCTTCAACTTTAATTGAAATTGATGGTGGAGTAACCAATAAAAATGCCCAACAACTAGCCGAAGCCGGAGCCGATGTGTTAGTGGCAGGAAACTTTGTTTTTAAATCAGAAAATCCGACTCAGACAATATCGGATTTGAAGAAGTTGTTGGAAAATTGTTAG
- a CDS encoding CBS domain-containing protein, whose product MKKQVPVSTIMTKNVIKLNLTDDLTKAEMLFKKHHIRHIPVVNSNKIIGMLSYTDLLRISFVDAVDDDDEVVDVTVYNMFTVEQVMAKKLVTVAPETTIKEVAEILSTREFHALPVVEGDLLVGIVTTTDIIKYLLEQY is encoded by the coding sequence ATGAAAAAGCAGGTTCCGGTTTCGACCATAATGACAAAAAATGTTATCAAACTCAATTTAACGGATGATTTGACTAAAGCAGAAATGCTGTTTAAAAAGCACCATATTCGACACATTCCGGTTGTCAATAGCAATAAAATTATCGGAATGTTAAGTTATACGGATTTACTGCGAATTTCATTCGTAGATGCCGTTGACGACGATGATGAAGTGGTTGACGTAACTGTTTATAATATGTTTACCGTTGAACAAGTAATGGCAAAAAAGTTAGTGACAGTTGCACCGGAAACCACCATCAAAGAAGTGGCAGAAATTTTATCTACAAGAGAGTTTCATGCACTTCCCGTTGTGGAAGGCGATTTGTTGGTTGGTATTGTGACAACTACGGATATTATAAAGTATTTGTTGGAACAGTATTAG
- a CDS encoding zinc-dependent peptidase, with product MDDMNVFILVVLLLGFVLISIVVFYVVEYFYAKLFHKPIFVHFYFIPKKLTQEQQRILRQKITFYNRLSNKKKKHFEHRLATFMANYQFITKEELVLNEEIKVFISATAVKLTFGMRKYLIDVFDKIIIYPEPYYSTSNDAWHKGEFNPRMKAIVFSWKDFLEGYEYHNDNLNLGLHEFAHAIHFHGLKRTDKSSILFARNYNAILDYTAQKQVAQKLIESNYFRIYAFSNSFEFIAVLLEHFFETPDDFRREFPELYEKVRKMINFQFE from the coding sequence ATGGATGACATGAACGTTTTTATTTTGGTTGTTTTATTATTAGGATTTGTCTTGATTTCAATTGTTGTTTTTTATGTTGTAGAGTATTTTTATGCCAAACTATTTCACAAACCAATTTTTGTACATTTCTATTTTATACCAAAAAAGTTGACACAAGAGCAACAGCGAATTTTGCGACAGAAAATTACTTTTTATAACCGTCTATCCAATAAAAAAAAGAAACATTTTGAGCATCGGTTGGCTACTTTTATGGCCAATTATCAATTTATTACCAAAGAAGAATTGGTTTTAAATGAGGAAATAAAAGTTTTCATTTCAGCCACAGCGGTCAAGTTAACTTTTGGAATGCGAAAGTATTTGATCGATGTTTTTGATAAAATTATAATTTACCCTGAGCCTTATTATTCCACTTCTAATGATGCTTGGCACAAAGGCGAATTTAATCCGAGAATGAAAGCCATTGTCTTTTCATGGAAAGATTTTTTGGAAGGATATGAATACCACAATGATAATCTGAATTTAGGTTTGCATGAATTTGCACATGCCATACATTTTCACGGGTTGAAACGAACAGACAAGAGCTCAATTCTTTTTGCCAGAAATTATAATGCAATTTTAGATTATACGGCTCAAAAACAGGTGGCTCAGAAATTAATAGAATCTAATTATTTTCGAATTTATGCTTTTTCAAACAGTTTTGAATTTATAGCCGTTTTGTTGGAACATTTTTTTGAAACACCGGATGATTTTAGAAGAGAATTTCCGGAATTGTATGAAAAAGTAAGAAAAATGATAAATTTTCAGTTTGAATAA
- a CDS encoding phenylacetate--CoA ligase family protein, which produces MIPAIEKASVEEIYAFQSEKLKELLAYLNQNSPFYKRLFSQYKIDVDSIQSLEDLQQIPVTTKTDLQEFNDDFFCVTRDKIIDYVTTSGTLGSPVTIGLTDNDLERLAYNESISFQCAGIQKGDVVQLMTTMDRRFMAGLAYFLGLRKLGAGVIRVGSGIPELQWDSILKYKPAYLISVPSFLLKLIEYAENHQIDYKSSSVKGVICIGEALRDQDFNPTLLSDKITQKWPIQLFSSYASTEMSTAFTECETFHGGHHHPELIIVEVLDNDNKPVKQGETGELVITTLGVEAMPLLRFKTGDIVQLHTDACQCGRNSLRLGPVVGRKQHMIKYKGTTLYPPAMHDLLTSFEAIENHVIEIFTNDLGTDEILIKIVTLNNSEEFIHEVKNHFKAKLRVTPKLEVVTKEDLLPIIFSPENRKPTTLIDKRTN; this is translated from the coding sequence ATGATTCCAGCAATAGAAAAGGCTTCGGTTGAAGAAATTTATGCATTTCAGAGTGAAAAGCTCAAGGAATTGTTGGCTTATTTGAATCAAAATTCACCTTTTTACAAACGACTATTTTCTCAATATAAAATTGATGTTGATTCAATTCAATCACTGGAAGATTTGCAGCAAATTCCGGTGACCACTAAAACGGATTTACAGGAATTTAACGACGACTTTTTTTGTGTTACCCGAGACAAAATTATTGATTACGTTACCACTTCTGGAACATTAGGAAGTCCGGTAACTATTGGTTTAACTGATAATGATTTGGAAAGATTAGCCTATAATGAATCCATTTCTTTTCAATGTGCCGGAATTCAAAAAGGCGATGTAGTTCAGTTGATGACCACGATGGATCGACGATTTATGGCCGGATTAGCTTATTTTTTAGGTTTACGAAAACTAGGAGCGGGTGTCATTCGAGTGGGTTCCGGAATTCCTGAATTACAATGGGATTCCATTTTAAAATACAAACCGGCCTATTTAATTTCAGTACCTTCTTTTTTATTGAAACTGATTGAATATGCCGAAAATCATCAAATTGATTACAAATCATCAAGTGTAAAAGGTGTAATTTGCATTGGCGAAGCCTTGCGTGATCAGGATTTTAATCCCACTTTGCTTTCGGATAAAATCACACAAAAATGGCCTATTCAGTTGTTTTCTTCTTATGCTTCTACAGAAATGAGTACGGCTTTCACCGAATGTGAAACTTTTCATGGCGGTCATCATCATCCGGAATTAATTATTGTGGAAGTGTTAGATAATGACAATAAACCCGTTAAACAAGGCGAAACAGGAGAGTTGGTCATTACCACATTAGGAGTAGAAGCCATGCCGCTTTTGCGATTTAAAACCGGTGATATTGTTCAGTTGCACACCGATGCTTGCCAATGCGGAAGAAATTCATTGCGTTTGGGTCCGGTGGTTGGTAGAAAACAACACATGATTAAATATAAAGGAACCACTTTGTATCCGCCGGCTATGCACGATTTGCTCACTTCTTTTGAAGCAATTGAAAACCATGTTATCGAAATTTTCACTAACGATTTAGGAACAGATGAGATTTTAATTAAAATTGTTACTCTCAATAATTCGGAGGAATTTATTCACGAAGTGAAAAATCATTTTAAAGCAAAATTGAGAGTTACTCCAAAATTGGAAGTGGTGACTAAAGAAGATTTATTACCGATTATTTTTTCTCCGGAAAACAGAAAACCAACTACGTTGATTGATAAAAGAACGAATTAG
- a CDS encoding C45 family autoproteolytic acyltransferase/hydolase: protein MKIVFKIILFLFIGTTFLSCGISKSLQDKPQLASSKFEKPIIEKRNDSLFVSGENFLIKNKQQLWELHVTGDELQRGLLIGGLSEDLFLNQERIFFSKIQEMVPSTFKQKVLRQFLKWYNRKLYLHIPEEFKTEIYGISEYASNDFNSIAPKYLRNLYLHGAHDIGHALQDLALVGCSSMAVWGDKSEDGSLLIGRNFDFYAGDDFAKDKIILFVKPEKGIPFMNVTWGGMIGVLSGMNAEGLTVTINAGKSDIPLVAKTPISIVTREILQYASTIDEAIAIAKKREVFVSESIMVGSAKDKKAVLIEMASDNFDVYEVENSNQLVCSNHFQSKAYQSDERNVEHIKESHSKYRFDRMNELLDEKDKMNPQKMAEILRNKDGLAELKIGFGNEKALNQLRAHHAVIFKPEQLMVWVSSNPYQLGEFVAYDLNEVFSKMKGDFTVSVKESAIIPKDDFLNTKEYADYEKFRILDRKLDKVLKEKLTLETGFAKEYQNLNPDFWLVYSKIGEYYFQKGWYKAAEIEFKKALEKEITTLPDRKKIENYLKKINK, encoded by the coding sequence ATGAAAATTGTATTCAAAATAATACTTTTCCTTTTTATTGGAACCACTTTTTTGTCGTGTGGAATTTCCAAATCGCTGCAGGATAAACCACAATTAGCATCTTCTAAATTTGAGAAACCAATCATCGAAAAACGGAATGATTCTCTTTTTGTCTCAGGCGAAAATTTTTTAATAAAAAACAAACAGCAACTTTGGGAACTCCATGTTACCGGAGATGAATTACAAAGAGGATTATTAATTGGAGGTTTATCGGAAGATTTATTTTTAAATCAAGAACGTATTTTTTTTTCGAAAATACAGGAAATGGTTCCGTCAACGTTCAAACAAAAAGTATTACGGCAATTTCTAAAATGGTATAACCGAAAACTTTATCTGCATATTCCGGAAGAATTTAAAACAGAAATCTACGGTATTTCAGAATATGCATCAAACGATTTTAATTCTATCGCACCCAAATACCTCAGAAATCTCTACCTTCACGGAGCACACGATATTGGCCATGCTTTGCAGGATTTGGCTTTGGTAGGCTGTTCTTCCATGGCGGTTTGGGGCGATAAATCGGAAGATGGTTCGCTACTCATCGGTAGAAATTTCGATTTTTATGCAGGAGATGATTTTGCAAAAGATAAAATAATTCTGTTCGTTAAACCTGAAAAAGGAATTCCGTTTATGAATGTTACTTGGGGCGGAATGATTGGTGTGCTTTCCGGAATGAATGCTGAAGGATTAACCGTAACTATCAATGCAGGAAAATCGGATATTCCGTTGGTTGCAAAAACGCCAATATCAATTGTAACCAGAGAAATTTTGCAGTATGCTTCCACGATAGATGAAGCAATTGCGATTGCCAAAAAAAGAGAAGTGTTTGTTTCCGAATCAATTATGGTGGGAAGTGCCAAAGACAAAAAGGCAGTTTTGATTGAAATGGCTTCCGATAATTTTGATGTTTATGAAGTTGAAAATTCTAATCAACTTGTTTGTTCCAATCATTTTCAAAGCAAAGCGTATCAATCAGATGAGCGAAATGTTGAGCATATCAAAGAAAGTCATTCCAAATATCGTTTTGATAGAATGAATGAATTGTTGGATGAAAAAGATAAAATGAATCCACAAAAAATGGCCGAAATTCTCCGAAATAAAGATGGACTTGCCGAACTCAAAATCGGGTTTGGAAACGAAAAAGCTCTCAATCAACTTCGGGCTCATCATGCCGTGATTTTTAAACCGGAACAATTGATGGTTTGGGTTTCTTCCAATCCCTATCAATTGGGCGAATTTGTAGCGTATGATTTGAATGAAGTTTTTAGTAAAATGAAAGGAGATTTTACTGTTTCTGTCAAAGAATCCGCAATTATTCCAAAAGATGATTTTTTAAACACGAAAGAATATGCCGATTATGAAAAGTTTAGAATTTTAGATAGAAAGTTAGATAAGGTTTTAAAAGAAAAGTTAACTTTGGAAACAGGGTTTGCTAAGGAATATCAAAATTTAAATCCTGATTTTTGGTTGGTTTATTCCAAAATAGGTGAATATTATTTCCAAAAAGGATGGTATAAAGCAGCTGAAATTGAATTTAAAAAAGCTCTCGAAAAAGAAATCACAACCCTTCCGGATAGAAAAAAGATTGAAAATTATTTAAAGAAAATTAATAAATAA
- a CDS encoding phytoene desaturase family protein: protein MKKKYDVVIVGSGLGGLVSAIILAKEGKSVCVLEKNNQFGGNLQTFVRDKTIFDTGIHYIGGLNKGENLHSYFSYIGIMEHLKLKKMDEDGYDVITFEGDPNQYPHAQGYENFVQQLLKYFPDEEEVLRKYCEKLVYACDSFPLYNLKNEGGYQNEVLSINAKALLDELVPNEKLRAVLAGSNFLYAGDDYRTPFYVHALSVNSYIQSSWRCLNGGSQITKQLIKQFKKFGGETYKHNEVVGFGYEDGKLISAKTNNGNEYFGDIFISNIEPKTTLKLIGKDKFRKSYYDRIQGLEAIVAPFSIYIVLKSECLPYRNYNNYHVKDAARIWKAAEYTQESWPECYMVSMNVSEENQVWAESLTAITYMRFDEVKQWENTKNTVANKEDRGEEYEKFKNDKIEIFLKEIEKKMPNIRECIKSVHASTPLSYRDYIGGHNGNLYGYVKDSNNPMVTFISPKTKIENLFLTGQSISMHGVLGVTIGAVVTCSEILGKEYLVNKINNELKAKE, encoded by the coding sequence TTGAAAAAGAAATATGATGTTGTCATTGTGGGAAGCGGTCTTGGCGGATTAGTTTCAGCCATTATTCTTGCCAAAGAAGGAAAAAGTGTTTGTGTCTTAGAAAAAAACAACCAATTTGGTGGTAATCTGCAAACCTTTGTTCGCGATAAAACTATTTTTGATACCGGAATTCACTATATCGGCGGTTTGAATAAAGGCGAGAATTTACACAGTTATTTTTCATACATCGGAATCATGGAACATCTTAAACTAAAAAAGATGGATGAAGATGGTTATGATGTCATTACTTTTGAAGGCGATCCGAATCAATATCCGCATGCTCAAGGGTATGAAAATTTTGTGCAACAATTGTTGAAATATTTCCCGGATGAAGAAGAAGTGCTCAGAAAGTATTGCGAAAAACTGGTTTATGCATGCGATTCATTTCCGCTTTATAATTTAAAAAATGAAGGTGGTTACCAAAACGAAGTGCTTTCCATTAATGCAAAAGCCCTTTTGGATGAATTAGTTCCCAACGAAAAATTAAGAGCAGTTTTAGCCGGTTCCAATTTTTTGTATGCCGGAGATGATTACAGAACGCCTTTTTATGTGCACGCTCTTTCTGTAAATTCCTATATTCAAAGCTCTTGGCGATGTTTAAATGGAGGAAGTCAAATCACAAAACAACTTATCAAGCAATTTAAAAAATTTGGTGGCGAAACCTATAAACACAACGAAGTAGTTGGTTTTGGTTATGAAGACGGCAAATTAATTTCTGCAAAAACTAACAACGGAAACGAATATTTTGGAGATATTTTTATTTCTAATATAGAACCTAAAACAACGTTGAAATTAATAGGAAAGGATAAGTTCAGAAAATCGTATTACGACAGAATTCAGGGTTTAGAAGCAATTGTTGCTCCATTTAGTATTTATATTGTGTTGAAATCCGAGTGTTTGCCTTATCGAAATTACAATAATTACCACGTAAAAGATGCAGCTCGAATTTGGAAAGCAGCCGAATATACACAAGAATCTTGGCCGGAATGTTATATGGTTTCGATGAATGTTTCAGAAGAAAATCAAGTTTGGGCAGAAAGTTTAACCGCCATAACCTACATGCGTTTTGACGAAGTAAAACAATGGGAAAACACCAAGAATACAGTTGCTAATAAAGAAGATAGAGGAGAAGAATATGAAAAATTCAAGAACGATAAAATTGAAATTTTTCTAAAAGAAATCGAAAAGAAAATGCCAAATATCAGAGAATGCATTAAATCGGTTCATGCTTCTACGCCACTTTCTTACCGAGATTATATTGGCGGTCATAATGGAAATTTATATGGTTATGTAAAAGATTCAAACAACCCAATGGTAACTTTTATTTCCCCAAAAACTAAGATCGAAAATCTTTTTCTTACTGGTCAGAGTATCAGCATGCACGGCGTTTTAGGTGTAACAATTGGAGCTGTAGTAACTTGTTCTGAAATTCTCGGAAAAGAATATTTGGTCAATAAAATAAACAACGAACTCAAAGCAAAGGAATGA